A genomic stretch from Thermoproteales archaeon includes:
- the albA gene encoding DNA/RNA-binding protein AlbA, whose amino-acid sequence MSSEEGVILIGRKPTANYILAAVTQLGTTNRIVLKARGRAISKAVDTAEIVRRLKGDVKIVSCKIDSETVGEPGKERTVSTIEIVLEKE is encoded by the coding sequence GTGTCCAGTGAAGAGGGAGTAATTCTAATAGGCAGAAAACCAACAGCAAATTACATACTGGCAGCAGTTACCCAGCTTGGTACTACCAACAGGATAGTGTTAAAAGCTCGTGGCAGAGCAATATCCAAAGCGGTCGACACTGCAGAGATAGTAAGGCGGCTAAAGGGAGACGTGAAAATCGTAAGCTGTAAGATAGACAGTGAAACCGTTGGAGAACCAGGGAAGGAGCGCACGGTCTCAACTATTGAAATAGTTCTTGAAAAAGAATAA